The DNA window CTGCCCGGCGACTGGCAGGAACGCGTGCGGATGGCGCACCTGTTTGTCAACGTCGGCGGCTTCGTCGGCTTCGCCGCGCTCGCGTCACTGACCGTGCTGTTCCCGGCCATGTGGCGCATCAACGGGATGCACGACCGGGCGGGCACCTCGATCCCGCTCGCCGGCACCGGCGTGCTCCTGGCCAGCTGCGGCGCGCTGGCGGGCGTGGACCTGGCCACCAGCGCCGGCGTGCTTGTCTACGTCGCCGCGTGGCTGTGGACCTTCCACGGCTTTCTCGTCAACGTCCTCGACGTGCTGCGCGACCCGCGCGACCGCGTCACCTACCCGGGCTTAAGCGCCTTCGCGGCGCTGATCTGGCTTACGGTCGCGATGCTCTGGTACGCAGTGCGCCTCGCCATGCCGATCGACCTGCCGGAAATCCCGACGCTCGCGCTCCTGCTCGGTTTCGCCGCCCAGCTGCTGATCGGCACCATGAGCTACCTGCTGCCCACGACGATGGGCGGCGGCCCCCGCGCCGTGCGTGCCGGGCTGGCCGAACTCGCCCGCGGCTCGCTGCTTCGCGTGGTGCTTTTCAACGCCGCGCTCGTGGTCTGGATTGCGACCGAGAACTCGTGGCTGCGCGTGGCGATGAGCGCGTGCTGTTTCGGCGTCCTCGTCGCCTTCCTGCCACTGATGGTGCGGGCGGTGCGCGCGCAGAAAGCCGTACTGCTCGCCGCAAAAGCCTAAACATTATTAGACGCAAAAACTCGCCTGTCGGTTCCGTATTCCGGGCAAAGTGGGAGACTTCTCACAATCCGCCATTTGCGCTGGTCAATCGGCTAATCTTGCGGTCATGAACGCACTCGCCTCACTTGCCCAATTCGACCGGAGCGGTTTCGACTTCGTCGCCGCTGCGGCGGGCAAGTCTGCCCGCGAGGTGCAGGCCGAGGGCGTCCAGTACGACCGCGCGAAGCAGTTGGTCGCGGCGGCGAAGACCCTGTGCGCGCACACCTCGCACTCGCGCTACCAGCAGCGCGCGCACGACGGGGCGCGCGAAAACGGGCACCGGATCGAGACGCTGGCCTACATTGCGCGGACGGCGAACGCGATCAAGGACGCGACGAAGCGTTGGCACTACATCGACACGCTGTGCAACACGGCCGGGGACCTGTCGCGGATTCGGAAGCGGGCGGCGGCGCTGAAAGAGGAGCTGCAGCCGCCTGCGCCGCGCACCGCGTGCGCGCGCGTCAAGCATCATGGCGATGGCTTAGCGACGCTACGCGTCACCGGCCCCGCCCTCGACATCCAAGCCGCCTACGACGCGGCAAAACACGATGTGACCGGCTGGCTGAGCCAGGACTGCCCGCGGGCCGACTACCTGGTCAAGCTCAGCGTGAACCTGGATTTGGGCGACTACGAGAAGATCATCTCGGGCGCCGGCAAGGACGTGATGGTCCGCTTCGCCAACGGGGTCGTCATGTCGGGCGAGGAGTTCGTGCGCATGAAGTTCTCACAGTTCGGCCACATCATTCTGATCGGCGCGATGGACGGGCCAGTCAACGCCTACGACATGCGCTTGGCCACGGAGAAGCACCGCGAGATGATGCTCGCCGACTCCTCCACCTGCACGTGGAAGGACTGCGACGTGCCGGCTTCGCGCTGCGACGCCCACCACATGACCGAGCACCGCTTTGGCGGCGAAACGGTCGTGAGCAACCTCGGCTGGCTGTGCCGCTACCACAACTACCAGGCGGGTCGCGCCACCCGCGGGCACACCGAGCGCCGCAGCGGGCAGATCGTCTACGTCTCGCCCACAGGCCAGGTCACGCCCACCGGCGCCGACCACGCGGCCCGGGCTAGTTCGCGTGAACCAGGAACTGGCCGCGCTGGCCCTGCTCCGCCGCCGTCATCTGGTGGTTGACAAAGGTGTAGGTGCCGGGCTCGTCGAAGGTGAGCTCGACAAATCCGCCCTGCGCGGCCAGAAGGTCGAGGGCTTGGGAGCCGGTGTCGTGGGCGTCGCGAAGCGTGTAGGTGCCCTCTTTGTACACGGTGTCGAAGATTTCGCCGACGACGTGGAAGCTCAGCGCGGTGTCGGGGCCTGCGTTGAGTAGCCACACGCGGACGGTGTCGCCGACGTGCGCCTCGATGGGCCGCTCGACGTACTGCGCGGGGTGGTCGTTGAAGGCGGTCGCGGGCTCGTCGCCGTAGATTTCGCGCGCGACGAGGAGGTATTCGCCGTCGACGGGCGAAAGCTCGGGCGGGTCGATGACGACGGCGCCGACCATGCCCATGCCGATGTGCTGGCTCATCGGCATGGTGCCGCAGTGGTACATCCATATGCCGGAGCGCCGCGCGGTGAATTCGTAGGTGAGGTGCTCGCCCGGCTGGATGTCGCGCATGGGTTCGTCGGGGCTGATTTCGCCTGCGTGGAAGTCAATCGAGTGGGTCATGTGTCCGCGGTTTTCGATGGTGATGCGGAAGCGGTCGCCGACCCGCCCGCGCAGCGTCGGCCCGGGTGCTTGGCCGTCGAAGGTCCAGGTGTCGCCGTCGTCTTCGATGGCCCAGGTGTGCTCGTGCAGCTCGCCGCTGGCTTCCGGCAGTGTCGCGTCGCGCCCCTCGCCGCTTATCGACGCCCCACCGCCCCCACTCGTGACCACATCAAAAGTCATCCCCATCGCCTTGTGGCCGGCGATTGTGCACCAGCCCTGCGTGTCCTCGTCGAAGATGCCGAAGTCGTGGGTGACGGTTTCGCCGGGGTCGATGCGGCCGGTGTGGCCGTCGCCAAGCTTGAGATCGTGCTGCTGGGTATCGGAGTTGGTGATGGTGAGCACGACGTGGGTGCCGGGGGCGACGTGGATGGTGTCGGGGACAAAGGACATGCCCTGGATGTCGATGTCGAAGGTGGTGGCGTCCTCGCTGATCGGGGCCTGCGTGGAGTCGGTGGGGCTGAACGCGAGCGTGAGCCCCACCACGAGGGCGACGACGAGGGCGATCAGCCCCCAGGCGAGGGATTCGGTTCGGTTCATGGGAAAGCGACCTTTCTTGCGTGCAGGACCAGCCCGATCGCCAGTATGGCAAGGCCGATGGGCGGGTTGATCAGCGCGACGATGGCGCCGCCGCTGAGTACGCCGGCTTTGAAAAACCCTTGGTCGGGCTCGGTGGCGCGGCGCGTGAGGACTGGCAGGAGGTGGCCGAGCGCGCCCGCGACGATTTGCGCGAGCCCGGCGGCGAGGATGAAGACGAGGAGGTTTGTGGGGAAGCGCTCCGCGCCGAGGGCAAGCGTTGCGGCGTCGGCGTACATTGCGCCGAGCAGCCAGAGCACGCCAGCAGCGACGCTGAGCGCGGGCGCCGACAGGTCCGTGTCAAACAGCGTGCTGGCCAGGACGGGCTGCAGCGCGTACGACCACGCAAGCGCGCACACTAGTAGCGCTGCCGTGGCAAGTGGCGTGCCGAGCAGCGCTGCCGCGGCTGGGAGGGCGATGCAGTGGGCGGCCAGCGCGTACGAGAGCCGCTTGCGGGCGGTCGGGGAGGCGCGCCTTCTGGTCATGGTGGGCAGCAGGGTGATGACGGTGCCGGCGATGGTCGTCCACGCGAAGCCCCAGACAGCGAGGCGGGAGTGGGCGGCAATGTCGCGCTGGACGGCGGCGGCGACGGCGAGGGCGAAGAACGCGGCGGCGGCGACGTAGCAGTACGCGGTGGTGGCGAAGGGGCCGGGCAGGCCGCGGCGCAGCTTGCGGGCGATGGAGGCACCGTGCCAGAGCAGGGCGGAGGCGGCGGTGGCGGCGGCGAGGTTGGGGAGGGCGTCGAAAAGCAGCGCGACGAGTGCGAGGTTGACTGCGGCGAGGCGCACGTAGACGGGCAAAGGGCGGGAGGCGGTGCGGGTGAGGGCGTCGGCGAAGTGGGTGGAGTAGGTGAGGATGGCGTTTGTGACGACGCCGAGTGTGAGGGGGTGGATGATGTTCCAGCGTGGGGCGTCGGCAAGCACGTTGATGAGGGCGGTGCTGGCCCAGAAGGCGATGCACCCGCCCGTCACACGACTCAGTTTTTCCACGATAATAATCGTACTAAAGTTGCATGTGGGCGGACAAGGGGATGCTCCAACTAGGAGTTTTACCGGTTCGCTTCCTATACTTAAGGCAAGCAGTTGTCCAAGAACTCCCAGCCGGAGGAGGGTGTGAAGAATGGTTCGCCGAAGAGCGCCACGCCCCGCGTCTCAGCTCACCGCTGCCGCCGCCGAATTGAGCGCGAAGCAGCGGGAAGTCTTTCACGCCCTGCAGGCGTTTCCCGACGGGGCGCAGGTCGCCGAGCTCTCACACAAGCTCGGCATGCACATCAACACCGTGCGCGGCCACTTGGATGAGCTGATCGCGCAGGAGCTGGTTTCGCGCAGGCAAGCGCACACGGTGGGTCGTGGCCGTCCCTCGCATATCTTCACCGCGCGGGTGCCGCGTGGTAGCGAGGTGGCGAGCGAGTACATCGAACTCGTCGAGATGCTCACCGGGATGCTTGCCGACGGGGACCTGGAGCAAGCCCGCGAGATCGGACAGCAGTGGGCAGCGAAATCCGCCGGGCGCGAGGCGGACGCGTCGGCGGATTTGGACGAGGGGACGGAAGCGCTCGTGCGCCTGTTGCGCGCGATGGGCTTCGACCCGCTCCCGCGCGAGGGCACCGCGGCTGATGGGGCCCGCGAGGTGGGCCTGCGCGCCTGCCCGTTCATCGGGCCGGACGGCGAGCTGCCGGACCGGACGGTGTGCGCGCTGCACGCGGGCTACCTCGACGGGCGGGCGAGCGAGCTCAAGGTCGAGCTCAGGCCCTTTGACCGGCTCAACGAGTGCGGGGCGCGCATCACCGAAGCGGACTAGTTGATCAGCCAGTCGTTCGGGCTGAACAGCTCGAAGTAGACGTTGGCGGGTGACTTCGCGGCGAGATCTTCGCGGATGGCCTGCAGGAAGTTCGCGCCGCCGCAGAGGTAGACGTCGGCACCGGCGACATCTGCCTCGGCGAGGTTGATGCGCTCGTCTTGGTCGCGGAAGGCGGCGCGTACTTCGGCGTTGGGGAGCTTGTCCGCGAGCGCGCGGGTCTCTTCGCGCTGCGCCCAGGAGTCCTCGGAATCGTCGGCGTGCAGGTAGGTCACCTTTCGGTCCGAATTGGTGCGGGCCAGGTGGCCGAGGATGCCCACCATCGGGGTGGAACCAATGCCGCTGGAGATCAGCACGACTGGGTTGTCCCCGTCCTGGAGGACGAGGTCGCCGGCGGGGAGGGTGGCGTCGACGGTGTCGCCGACCTCGACGCGGTCGCGCAGGTACGTGGAGACCTCGCCGTCGGTTTCCACGGCGATGCGTAAGGAGTGTGCGTCGCCTTCGATGATGGAGTACTGGCGGAGTTGGCGGGCACCGTCGTCAAGCGTGACGCCCACGGAGGTGTACTGGCCGGGGCGCGGGGCGGTGAAGTCGCCGGTGAGCGTGTAGGCATAGACGCTGTCGGTCAGCTGCTCCTTGGCGGACACAGTTGCGCGGCGGAAGACGTCGCCGTCGGTGACGCCGTCGGACTCATAGAGCTTGGCCTCATGCTTAATCAGCACGTCGGCCATGAGCCAGTAGACGGCGTCCCAGGCCTCGGCGACCTCGGGGGTGACGGCATCGCCGAGGACCTCGGCGATCGCAGCCATGAGGTTGTCGTGCACGATCTGGTACTGGTCCTTGCGAATACCCAGCGAGACGTGCTTGTGCGCGATGCGGTCCAGCATCATGACCGGGTCCGGCGCTGACGGGTCCACCAGCTGAGTGGCGAAGGTAGCGACGGAGGCGGC is part of the Corynebacterium imitans genome and encodes:
- a CDS encoding HNH endonuclease signature motif containing protein, which gives rise to MNALASLAQFDRSGFDFVAAAAGKSAREVQAEGVQYDRAKQLVAAAKTLCAHTSHSRYQQRAHDGARENGHRIETLAYIARTANAIKDATKRWHYIDTLCNTAGDLSRIRKRAAALKEELQPPAPRTACARVKHHGDGLATLRVTGPALDIQAAYDAAKHDVTGWLSQDCPRADYLVKLSVNLDLGDYEKIISGAGKDVMVRFANGVVMSGEEFVRMKFSQFGHIILIGAMDGPVNAYDMRLATEKHREMMLADSSTCTWKDCDVPASRCDAHHMTEHRFGGETVVSNLGWLCRYHNYQAGRATRGHTERRSGQIVYVSPTGQVTPTGADHAARASSREPGTGRAGPAPPPSSGG
- a CDS encoding globin domain-containing protein; this translates as MYLAEKPNPKLNYLSDKHAEIIKATLPPVGENIETITKTFYSKMFAAHPELIANTFNRGNQKQGAQQKALAASVATFATQLVDPSAPDPVMMLDRIAHKHVSLGIRKDQYQIVHDNLMAAIAEVLGDAVTPEVAEAWDAVYWLMADVLIKHEAKLYESDGVTDGDVFRRATVSAKEQLTDSVYAYTLTGDFTAPRPGQYTSVGVTLDDGARQLRQYSIIEGDAHSLRIAVETDGEVSTYLRDRVEVGDTVDATLPAGDLVLQDGDNPVVLISSGIGSTPMVGILGHLARTNSDRKVTYLHADDSEDSWAQREETRALADKLPNAEVRAAFRDQDERINLAEADVAGADVYLCGGANFLQAIREDLAAKSPANVYFELFSPNDWLIN
- a CDS encoding multicopper oxidase domain-containing protein — protein: MNRTESLAWGLIALVVALVVGLTLAFSPTDSTQAPISEDATTFDIDIQGMSFVPDTIHVAPGTHVVLTITNSDTQQHDLKLGDGHTGRIDPGETVTHDFGIFDEDTQGWCTIAGHKAMGMTFDVVTSGGGGASISGEGRDATLPEASGELHEHTWAIEDDGDTWTFDGQAPGPTLRGRVGDRFRITIENRGHMTHSIDFHAGEISPDEPMRDIQPGEHLTYEFTARRSGIWMYHCGTMPMSQHIGMGMVGAVVIDPPELSPVDGEYLLVAREIYGDEPATAFNDHPAQYVERPIEAHVGDTVRVWLLNAGPDTALSFHVVGEIFDTVYKEGTYTLRDAHDTGSQALDLLAAQGGFVELTFDEPGTYTFVNHQMTAAEQGQRGQFLVHAN
- a CDS encoding copper oxidase is translated as MSKDWSPHTWHRRISRPVTVWMLVFIVIGLTHVLFTEPGWLLIHVFTLGILTNSIVVWSQNLTERFLQQRLPDSARPAQLRRTWALNAGAVLVLVGQVLVTYWLTWIGAALVAGVLAWHAWVLYTQVRRAGPEKRHRAVALGYVASAACLPVGVVFGAALSYGLPGDWQERVRMAHLFVNVGGFVGFAALASLTVLFPAMWRINGMHDRAGTSIPLAGTGVLLASCGALAGVDLATSAGVLVYVAAWLWTFHGFLVNVLDVLRDPRDRVTYPGLSAFAALIWLTVAMLWYAVRLAMPIDLPEIPTLALLLGFAAQLLIGTMSYLLPTTMGGGPRAVRAGLAELARGSLLRVVLFNAALVVWIATENSWLRVAMSACCFGVLVAFLPLMVRAVRAQKAVLLAAKA
- a CDS encoding helix-turn-helix transcriptional regulator; translation: MVRRRAPRPASQLTAAAAELSAKQREVFHALQAFPDGAQVAELSHKLGMHINTVRGHLDELIAQELVSRRQAHTVGRGRPSHIFTARVPRGSEVASEYIELVEMLTGMLADGDLEQAREIGQQWAAKSAGREADASADLDEGTEALVRLLRAMGFDPLPREGTAADGAREVGLRACPFIGPDGELPDRTVCALHAGYLDGRASELKVELRPFDRLNECGARITEAD